In Cyclopterus lumpus isolate fCycLum1 chromosome 17, fCycLum1.pri, whole genome shotgun sequence, a genomic segment contains:
- the LOC117746376 gene encoding sodium- and chloride-dependent betaine transporter-like: MVPSLVPDLEMNGQRRKNEIQKRAADRGQWASKTEYMLAVAGNVVGLGNVWRFPYLCYKNGGGAFLVPYGLLSVVLGVPMFLLESSVGQYTQEGFVTCWRKLCPLAQGIGCAQLVTRMYDFSYILIQVWALFYLVFSFRAQLPWASCENTWNTANCVDSSSSNLTVNLQKNTTSAASEFWEPKDSISVTAQESVTADLAVESGPGLAFIAYPQATAMMPFPQLWNVCFFLMLILLSVDTHFVTVECFITTISDLFPKLFHKPGRHELLVLFVCSSFFLVHLLLVTEGGIYLFQLIDYYGITRACHYFMALSECLALAWIFGADRLINIIEDMTGQRPSVFFKLCWKYIIPLLSLISLIMYLVDYKHLSINDWYTYPDWAYALGWAMTLSSVLMVPLWAAGQMCVTAGTFRQRLFVLCRPTEDLDRQERDLEDEGTTVELRTSAATT, from the exons ATGGTCCCTTCCCTTG TTCCTGATCTTGAGATGAACGGACAACGAAGAAAAAATGAGATCCAGAAGAGAGCTGCAGACAGAGGACAGTGGGCCAGTAAAACAGAATATATGCTGGCTGTTGCAGGAAATGTGGTCGGCCTGGGCAACGTGTGGCGGTTTCCTTACCTCTGCTACAAGAATGGTGGAG GGGCCTTTCTGGTGCCATATGGTCTGCTATCTGTGGTGTTGGGGGTACCTATGTTCCTGCTGGAGAGCTCAGTTGGTCAGTACACCCAGGAAGGATTCGTCACCTGCTGGAGGAAGTTGTGTCCTCTGGCACAAG gaATTGGATGTGCACAATTGGTGACAAGAATGTACGACTTTAGCTACATATTAATACAAGTCTGGGCTCTCTTCTACCTGGTGTTCTCGTTCAGAGCCCAGCTTCCCTGGGCCAGCTGTGAGAACACCTGGAATACAG CGAACTGTGTGGATTCTTCCTCATCAAATCTGACAGTAAATCTGCAGAAAAACACCACCTCTGCTGCTTCTGAGTTTTGGGA ACCTAAAGACTCAATTTCAGTCACTGCTCAAGAGTCTGTAACAGCTGACTTAGCTGTCGAGTCAG GTCCAGGTTTGGCCTTCATAGCGTACCCTCAGGCCACAGCTATGATGCCTTTTCCACAGCTCTGGAACGTCTGTTTCTTCCTGATGCTCATTCTACTATCTGTTGACACACAT TTTGTGACAGTGGAGTGTTTTATCACCACAATAAGCGACTTGTTTCCGAAGCTGTTTCATAAACCAGGAAGACACGAGTTGCTCGTCCTTTTCGTCTGCTCATCTTTTTTCCTCGTACATCTGCTGTTGGTCACCGAG GGAGGGATTTACCTTTTCCAGCTGATTGATTATTATGGCATCACCAGAGCGTGTCACTATTTCATGGCTTTATCCGAGTGTCTGGCTCTGGCCTGGATCTTTG GTGCTGATCGTTTAATTAACATCATTGAGGACATGACAGGACAGAGACCATCTGTTTTCTTCAAACTCTGCTGGAAATACATCATTCCTCTGCTGTCACTG ATTTCCTTAATCATGTACCTGGTTGATTACAAACACCTCAGCATCAATGACTGGTACACTTACCCTGACTGGGCGTATGCACTGGGATGGGCCATGACATTGTCCTCTGTTCTCATGGTGCCACTGTGGGCAGCTGGACAGATGTGTGTGACAGCAGGAACCTTCAGACAG